The following proteins are encoded in a genomic region of Bacillus sp. FJAT-22090:
- a CDS encoding DUF485 domain-containing protein, translating to MAKNLESVYISDDHRNSKTLSKDDAQKTSTNYTAIAQSPEFKELKRKKNRFILPMSLFFFVCYITLPILTSYTTILNVNAFGDVSWVWVYSIALFIMTWTLCMIYVRKANTFDQEANDILEKEKAGGYK from the coding sequence ATGGCAAAGAATTTAGAAAGCGTTTACATTTCAGATGACCACAGAAACAGTAAAACTCTTTCAAAAGATGATGCTCAAAAAACATCAACAAATTACACAGCTATTGCACAAAGTCCAGAATTCAAAGAATTAAAAAGAAAAAAGAACAGATTCATATTACCAATGTCATTATTCTTTTTTGTATGTTATATCACTCTACCAATTTTGACTTCCTACACAACAATTTTAAACGTCAATGCTTTTGGAGACGTTTCTTGGGTATGGGTATATTCGATTGCACTATTCATTATGACTTGGACGTTATGTATGATCTATGTTAGAAAGGCAAACACGTTCGATCAAGAAGCAAATGACATTTTAGAGAAGGAAAAGGCTGGTGGATATAAATGA